One Pseudothermotoga sp. genomic window carries:
- the csm5 gene encoding type III-A CRISPR-associated RAMP protein Csm5, protein MKQSVVLKLKSLTPFFIGSGEKYVPCQIVKIGDTYYRLRDMSFFRLLHKYPNIRKEFKKIVNETVQRVDKEINHDNDIFYQLKNYVGTIDGEILQMIKHPSGAMYIPGSSIKGAIRTAIEYCLMKRNVGYFRNLVANALRTARRKQELQHITKEINNHLRLIKNDLRSDFARFLIVRDSNLINTPFCLLRIGIVKVQSQRLDPGSIKRTFLIEAAAPSIELEVEIIFDMNGLEAIQKELSKNFSNVPRSIEQVLDCVREMYTDVVEDELRDLKNENSKYRQILEELKKQPNKIHIGYGGGLKACSLFILLDDQLRKNVRNLIKPHGNDVAPLSRRVVLSNGQIISPIGWFAFQVVR, encoded by the coding sequence ATGAAACAAAGTGTGGTATTAAAACTCAAATCGCTAACCCCATTCTTCATAGGCTCTGGTGAAAAATACGTTCCCTGTCAAATCGTGAAGATTGGTGATACATATTACAGACTTCGAGACATGTCTTTTTTCAGGCTTCTTCACAAATATCCAAACATCAGAAAAGAATTCAAAAAGATTGTGAACGAGACTGTTCAAAGGGTGGATAAGGAAATAAACCATGATAATGACATTTTCTATCAGTTAAAAAACTACGTAGGGACAATCGATGGTGAGATCCTCCAGATGATAAAACACCCTTCAGGTGCCATGTACATACCCGGTAGTTCCATAAAAGGCGCCATAAGAACTGCCATAGAGTATTGTTTGATGAAAAGGAACGTTGGTTACTTTAGAAACTTGGTTGCAAACGCTTTGAGAACGGCTAGAAGAAAACAAGAATTGCAACACATCACCAAAGAAATCAACAACCACTTGAGATTGATCAAGAACGACCTTCGCTCTGACTTCGCGAGGTTTCTGATCGTGAGAGATTCAAACTTGATCAACACACCTTTCTGCCTATTGAGAATCGGTATCGTCAAGGTTCAGTCACAGAGACTCGATCCTGGTTCTATAAAACGCACCTTCCTCATAGAAGCTGCCGCTCCATCTATTGAACTGGAAGTTGAGATTATTTTCGATATGAACGGCTTAGAAGCGATTCAGAAGGAGTTGTCAAAAAATTTTTCAAACGTGCCAAGATCGATCGAACAGGTTTTAGATTGCGTCCGAGAAATGTACACAGACGTTGTAGAAGACGAATTGAGAGATTTAAAGAACGAAAATTCCAAATATCGTCAAATTCTTGAAGAACTAAAAAAGCAACCGAACAAGATTCACATAGGTTACGGCGGAGGACTGAAAGCTTGCAGTTTATTCATCCTGCTCGATGATCAACTCAGAAAAAATGTGAGAAACTTGATAAAGCCCCACGGAAATGATGTGGCTCCTCTCTCCAGAAGGGTTGTTTTGAGTAACGGTCAAATCATATCACCGATCGGTTGGTTCGCGTTCCAGGTGGTACGATGA
- the csm4 gene encoding type III-A CRISPR-associated RAMP protein Csm4 has translation MKKLILIEFEGGFRIGRGDESDSTLPTIHSDTIHGALVYWAFKLNPEEAENFAKSLKCSSLIFQHANDFLIPKPLILDSLSLENPKRLKNANYVYLSKLSLKNPEESALMDQPVIVTNIPRNALDRNTNKSMLYFVEVAHVKPDYVPCVILEFADTYERLLMECLRILADSGIGGDSTYGFGLFNFKVVDLPKLFEQGGKYHCTLSLSVPNVDEIERLNEGYYKVVRKRGFKKDSVQVKADLNYLMEGSTFPFPIKGRGLAKIEDYFIQTSPITVAFGGDGV, from the coding sequence ATGAAAAAACTCATCCTCATCGAATTTGAGGGTGGTTTCAGGATAGGAAGGGGAGATGAATCTGACTCTACCCTCCCAACGATTCATTCGGACACGATCCATGGTGCTCTCGTTTACTGGGCATTCAAACTCAATCCTGAGGAAGCTGAGAATTTTGCGAAAAGCTTGAAATGTTCCTCTTTGATCTTCCAACACGCGAACGATTTTCTCATTCCAAAGCCTTTGATCCTTGATTCTCTTTCCTTAGAGAATCCAAAAAGATTGAAAAATGCAAACTACGTGTATCTATCAAAGCTATCTTTGAAGAATCCTGAAGAATCTGCATTAATGGATCAACCCGTGATCGTCACGAATATCCCTAGAAATGCTCTAGACAGGAACACCAACAAATCGATGCTCTACTTCGTAGAGGTTGCTCATGTCAAACCAGACTATGTTCCGTGCGTAATTTTAGAATTTGCAGATACCTATGAACGCTTATTGATGGAGTGTCTGAGAATCTTGGCAGACAGTGGTATCGGTGGGGATTCAACGTATGGTTTTGGCTTGTTCAACTTTAAAGTGGTCGATTTGCCCAAGTTGTTTGAGCAAGGTGGGAAATATCACTGCACGTTGTCTTTATCTGTACCGAACGTAGATGAAATTGAGAGGTTGAACGAAGGTTACTATAAAGTTGTGAGGAAGCGAGGTTTCAAAAAAGATTCAGTTCAAGTCAAGGCAGATCTAAATTATCTTATGGAAGGTAGCACATTTCCATTTCCAATAAAAGGACGTGGCCTTGCCAAAATAGAAGACTATTTCATTCAAACCTCACCGATCACTGTAGCCTTCGGTGGTGATGGAGTATGA
- the csm3 gene encoding type III-A CRISPR-associated RAMP protein Csm3, translated as MNETSIKPILGKYIISGRIVLLSGTRVGGSDIGISIGGLDNPVIRNPLTGQPYLPGSSLKGKMRALLERLKKKELKLHGSGKNAIRRHECADTKCEICRLFGSSPKFNDEKTNIPSRIIVRDAHLTEESRESLERMETDAPYTEWKMENALDRVTCHASPRSFERVPANAEFSFEIIYTAEKADEIEEDLRNIFTALELIEDDYIGSSGSRGYGKVRFEVDRLIVKPESYYKGEQQNVISFDLKDKSVSRLKERVSELKQKLLKG; from the coding sequence ATGAACGAAACATCCATCAAACCCATACTCGGCAAGTACATCATCTCTGGACGGATCGTCCTTTTAAGTGGAACAAGAGTCGGTGGATCGGACATAGGTATCTCCATAGGGGGACTTGACAACCCAGTGATCAGAAACCCACTCACTGGTCAACCTTACTTGCCTGGAAGTTCACTGAAAGGAAAAATGAGAGCGTTGCTGGAAAGGTTGAAGAAAAAGGAACTCAAACTCCATGGTTCTGGTAAGAATGCTATCAGAAGGCATGAGTGTGCTGATACTAAATGTGAAATCTGCAGACTCTTCGGCTCCTCACCGAAGTTCAATGATGAAAAGACCAACATACCTTCCAGGATAATCGTTAGAGACGCTCATCTGACAGAAGAATCGAGAGAATCTTTGGAAAGAATGGAAACAGATGCTCCGTACACGGAATGGAAGATGGAAAACGCTCTCGATAGAGTAACTTGTCATGCAAGCCCAAGAAGCTTTGAAAGAGTCCCAGCAAATGCTGAATTCTCATTTGAAATAATCTACACAGCTGAAAAAGCTGATGAGATCGAAGAAGACCTCAGGAACATCTTCACTGCCCTTGAACTGATCGAGGATGATTACATCGGTTCTAGTGGATCTAGAGGATACGGAAAAGTTAGATTCGAAGTAGACAGGCTGATCGTCAAACCTGAAAGTTATTACAAAGGGGAACAACAAAATGTGATTTCCTTTGATTTGAAGGATAAAAGTGTTTCACGCTTGAAAGAAAGAGTTTCAGAGCTGAAGCAAAAACTTTTGAAGGGATGA
- the csm2 gene encoding type III-A CRISPR-associated protein Csm2 produces the protein MINLQEIKCLQKLSNWDVSKMIGFSENVAKGIIDKKITITQIRRFHSHITKIWSRYSMNRSLYLKDSEKFKREILDEIIFVKAFLAYQTGRQEELKDLQDVLSGAIDKIQDHQDFEFFKKFYDSIIAYVKYYEQMKSEHYENLQRGGRGR, from the coding sequence ATGATTAACTTACAGGAAATTAAGTGTCTACAAAAGCTTTCCAATTGGGATGTCTCTAAAATGATCGGTTTCTCAGAAAATGTCGCCAAAGGCATCATTGATAAAAAAATAACCATCACACAAATCAGAAGATTTCACAGCCATATAACCAAGATCTGGAGCAGATATTCGATGAACAGATCTTTATATTTAAAAGATTCAGAAAAATTCAAAAGAGAAATACTCGATGAGATAATCTTTGTTAAAGCTTTTCTCGCTTACCAAACAGGGCGCCAAGAAGAGCTGAAAGATTTACAGGATGTGTTGAGTGGAGCTATAGACAAAATCCAGGATCACCAAGATTTTGAATTTTTCAAAAAATTCTATGATTCTATAATTGCTTATGTCAAATATTACGAACAAATGAAGAGTGAACATTATGAAAATCTTCAGAGAGGAGGTAGAGGAAGATGA
- the cas10 gene encoding type III-A CRISPR-associated protein Cas10/Csm1 produces the protein MKNEREELVIGALIHDIGKLVRRAGLQKEPHTIAGARFVRDVKVNDEYIFGPYQKFIFKHHERDLDDDKLTWFVCYADNVASSERQTREDEGFEELRTLENVLARIYKDKDATSFSFFEPLPVGELKQPTDKKVAKEEDFRKLYEMLVEDAKKLKLNIENLRFLLYRYLSFVPQSTQKLGTMDISLYDHMKVTAMIALSLYDYILTNGIKIDNYGDLKKLSEEEVLLLVGGDVSGIQRFIKKVSSKGALRSFRGRSFFIDVLQEIIVDKILEETNFFRTNVHYIGGGHFYLVLSNTNQNFQKILKVKNEINRWLIEKAPELKLVIECEPMKLSEVKDPSNAFQRLKNKLGQAKLRMYSQEELHEIFDLVNIKSVQNLQTCKVCGKRVRDLQPIRENEEPIVCGFCKQMYEYGKRMVKAKYFVRDPEGEFEILNEKYDFSDEPSNSTSYVLTLPENYPENSEKLVFIDIARYAKHEEFEEMAEESAGKKLACIQADIDSLGDIFKNGLEIKTMSRISTLSRLFTYFFKYRITKIAEEKNLAIVYSSGDDLFVVGGWEDVLRFTYEMQIEFRKFTGNNEKITYTAGFVLFDERESISQVKETAEYIEKLGKSRKDCLVFSHGIQKHPQRKKLEKTQIIKWSEFAGKTYPAYEQLSSLVGVVDRSVLRKILTLSLEESPLNKAFLAYIEARENQNDRDFVKLIRTKDIPALNSVMQLMDLKARRDEND, from the coding sequence ATGAAAAACGAACGTGAAGAACTAGTCATCGGTGCGTTGATACACGATATAGGCAAACTCGTGAGAAGAGCGGGATTACAAAAAGAGCCTCACACGATCGCGGGTGCTCGATTCGTTAGGGATGTCAAGGTTAACGATGAGTACATCTTTGGACCCTATCAAAAATTCATCTTCAAACATCATGAACGCGATCTCGATGACGACAAACTCACGTGGTTTGTGTGTTACGCCGACAACGTGGCTAGTTCTGAGCGTCAAACGAGAGAAGATGAAGGTTTCGAAGAATTAAGAACTCTTGAGAACGTTCTTGCAAGGATATACAAAGACAAGGATGCAACCAGCTTCTCTTTCTTTGAACCTTTACCAGTTGGTGAGTTGAAGCAACCAACGGACAAAAAAGTAGCGAAAGAAGAAGATTTCAGAAAACTCTACGAAATGCTCGTAGAAGATGCAAAAAAACTGAAATTGAACATTGAAAATCTGAGATTTCTTCTGTACAGGTATTTATCCTTCGTACCACAGTCAACTCAAAAGCTTGGAACTATGGACATATCACTCTACGACCATATGAAGGTCACCGCTATGATAGCACTCTCGCTTTATGACTACATACTGACGAATGGTATCAAAATCGATAATTATGGAGATCTTAAGAAGCTGTCGGAAGAAGAAGTTCTTCTACTCGTTGGAGGAGATGTTTCTGGGATTCAAAGGTTCATCAAGAAGGTTTCTTCGAAAGGTGCACTGCGCTCCTTCAGGGGTCGTAGTTTTTTCATAGACGTATTACAAGAAATAATTGTAGACAAGATACTCGAAGAAACAAACTTCTTCAGAACGAACGTTCACTACATAGGAGGAGGACACTTCTATCTGGTTTTGTCCAATACGAATCAAAACTTTCAAAAAATTTTGAAAGTGAAAAACGAGATCAACAGATGGCTCATCGAGAAAGCGCCTGAACTCAAACTGGTCATAGAATGCGAACCGATGAAACTGAGCGAGGTCAAGGATCCTTCCAACGCTTTTCAAAGGTTGAAGAACAAATTGGGTCAAGCAAAGCTCAGAATGTACTCTCAAGAAGAACTTCACGAGATCTTCGATCTTGTGAACATTAAAAGCGTTCAAAACCTACAAACATGTAAAGTATGCGGAAAAAGGGTGAGAGATTTACAGCCGATAAGGGAAAATGAAGAACCAATCGTGTGCGGTTTCTGCAAACAGATGTACGAATATGGTAAACGAATGGTGAAAGCAAAATACTTTGTGCGTGATCCAGAGGGAGAATTTGAAATACTCAATGAAAAATACGATTTCAGTGACGAGCCTTCCAATTCAACCAGTTACGTACTGACCCTTCCTGAAAATTATCCAGAAAACTCTGAAAAACTCGTATTCATCGATATAGCGAGATACGCCAAACATGAAGAGTTCGAGGAAATGGCTGAAGAATCGGCAGGAAAGAAACTTGCATGCATCCAAGCTGACATCGATAGCCTTGGTGACATATTCAAAAACGGCTTAGAGATCAAAACTATGTCGAGAATCAGTACACTTTCAAGACTCTTCACATATTTCTTCAAATACAGAATCACGAAAATCGCTGAGGAGAAGAACCTTGCAATAGTTTACTCGAGTGGAGACGATCTTTTCGTTGTTGGTGGTTGGGAAGATGTTCTTCGTTTTACTTATGAAATGCAGATCGAATTTCGAAAATTCACTGGAAACAACGAAAAGATCACATACACTGCTGGCTTCGTTCTGTTTGATGAGAGGGAGAGTATCTCTCAGGTGAAGGAAACGGCTGAATACATCGAAAAACTTGGAAAAAGCAGAAAAGATTGTCTCGTCTTTTCTCACGGTATACAAAAACATCCTCAAAGAAAGAAGCTAGAGAAGACCCAAATCATCAAATGGAGTGAATTCGCTGGAAAGACATACCCTGCGTACGAACAACTATCGAGCCTAGTTGGTGTTGTGGATAGAAGCGTTTTGAGAAAAATTCTAACGCTTTCGCTGGAAGAATCACCTTTAAACAAGGCTTTTTTAGCTTACATTGAAGCTCGAGAGAACCAAAATGATAGAGATTTCGTCAAGCTCATCAGAACTAAAGATATTCCAGCATTAAACAGTGTCATGCAGTTGATGGATCTCAAGGCAAGGAGGGATGAAAATGATTAA
- a CDS encoding putative CRISPR-associated protein, with protein MDLGKYRNTLVCTVGASFLSNASKLNAPEEPKKILEFAKLGKFDEVARIVRKIEDPRNYIWGAEINSVASLVEKGFLSARQKMYLLVSDTPEGSLVGNILKIYFENNTNGLDFNSVEIVKIDKLDNRNRLEFKFQGLRNLVREMARCVKNHLEYSIINATGGYKATIAYATLLGQALNVPVYYLFETFDEIIELLPIPVKFDPNVYKNYSSIFAYLEYINTTDEESFLKKFGFRNWGAVPNELKIFIERVNLDNKNCLSLNPLGEIYLQTIEWDCSTIEDKDYMCEEDFSNKIITDIRHGTKFKEHNKNIIEEIAKLPWVKTVRITGTSEKESGDSYDIWIEADHLKIILKSKKGMGFLTVHTVIGRNRFLECVKEKIEKILKERR; from the coding sequence ATGGACCTTGGAAAGTATAGAAACACTTTAGTGTGCACAGTTGGTGCAAGCTTTCTCAGTAACGCTAGCAAACTCAATGCTCCAGAAGAACCGAAAAAAATACTCGAATTTGCAAAATTGGGGAAATTTGACGAAGTTGCTCGAATTGTGAGGAAAATTGAAGATCCAAGAAACTACATCTGGGGTGCTGAGATCAATTCAGTCGCTAGCCTGGTTGAAAAAGGATTCCTATCTGCTCGTCAGAAAATGTATTTGTTGGTTTCTGACACACCCGAGGGGAGCCTTGTGGGAAACATCCTCAAAATATATTTTGAAAACAACACAAACGGTTTAGACTTCAACAGCGTAGAGATCGTGAAAATCGATAAACTAGACAACAGAAATCGTTTGGAATTCAAATTCCAAGGCCTCAGGAATCTGGTCAGGGAGATGGCCAGATGCGTCAAAAATCATTTGGAATACAGTATCATCAATGCCACCGGTGGTTACAAAGCAACCATTGCCTACGCTACTCTTCTCGGACAAGCTTTGAACGTACCTGTTTATTATCTCTTCGAAACCTTCGATGAAATAATAGAACTGCTTCCAATACCTGTGAAGTTCGATCCGAACGTGTACAAAAATTATTCAAGCATCTTCGCATACCTTGAATACATAAATACGACAGACGAAGAAAGCTTTCTCAAAAAGTTTGGTTTCCGAAATTGGGGTGCCGTGCCGAACGAATTGAAGATATTCATAGAGAGAGTAAACTTGGACAACAAAAACTGCTTGTCTTTGAACCCCCTCGGTGAAATATACCTTCAAACCATCGAGTGGGACTGCTCAACCATTGAAGATAAAGATTACATGTGCGAAGAAGACTTTTCCAATAAGATCATTACGGATATCAGGCACGGAACCAAATTCAAAGAGCACAACAAAAACATCATCGAGGAAATAGCGAAGCTCCCTTGGGTAAAAACCGTGAGAATAACTGGAACCTCTGAAAAGGAAAGTGGAGATAGTTACGACATCTGGATAGAAGCAGACCATTTGAAAATCATACTCAAAAGCAAAAAGGGGATGGGATTCCTCACCGTTCATACGGTGATTGGAAGAAACAGATTTTTAGAGTGTGTCAAAGAAAAGATCGAAAAAATTTTGAAAGAAAGGAGGTGA
- a CDS encoding dicarboxylate/amino acid:cation symporter: protein MAQPKAQSIWRSYRFSVILLLSIIIGSLLGLALGKKATVLQPFGDIFLNLMFTIVVPLVLVTVTSAVASIANLRRLGKIIGTMLVIFIITGLIAAIITTIVVVIYPPAKGVKLDLPKAEQIQPLKTADQIVKAFTVNDFQALLSRRSMMPLIIFSILLGLSISLLKEKAEPLVKILNILSEAMVKMISIIMYYAPIGLGAYFAALVGDFGPQLLGAYGRAMLVYYPLSVLYFFIAFAIYAYFASGREGPKKFFKAIFEPAITALATQSSLATLPVNLKAARRLGIPKDIREIVLPVGATMHMDGSCISAILKISFLFGIFGMPFTGAGTFITAFFVAVLSGVVMSGVPGGGLIGEMLIVSLYGFPPEAFPIIAMIGYLVDPPATMVNATGDTVAAMMVTRLIEGKDWMKKKFVEEEA, encoded by the coding sequence ATGGCGCAACCGAAAGCTCAAAGCATCTGGAGGTCCTACAGGTTCTCGGTGATACTACTTTTATCCATCATCATCGGAAGTCTTCTTGGCCTCGCTCTTGGTAAAAAAGCCACGGTTTTGCAACCCTTTGGTGACATCTTTCTCAATTTGATGTTCACCATCGTTGTGCCACTCGTTCTGGTGACGGTCACCAGTGCCGTTGCGAGCATTGCAAATCTCAGAAGACTTGGAAAAATCATCGGAACCATGCTCGTGATTTTTATCATCACAGGTTTGATAGCGGCCATCATAACAACAATCGTCGTCGTGATCTATCCACCAGCTAAGGGTGTCAAGTTGGATTTGCCAAAAGCTGAGCAAATCCAACCCCTCAAAACAGCCGATCAAATAGTGAAAGCGTTCACTGTCAACGATTTCCAAGCCCTGCTATCAAGAAGAAGCATGATGCCACTCATAATCTTTTCGATTCTACTCGGTTTGAGCATCAGTTTACTGAAAGAAAAAGCAGAACCGTTGGTGAAGATACTCAACATCCTCTCTGAAGCCATGGTGAAGATGATCTCGATCATCATGTATTACGCACCCATAGGTCTCGGTGCTTACTTCGCAGCGTTGGTTGGAGACTTTGGACCACAACTTTTGGGGGCATACGGTAGGGCAATGTTGGTGTACTATCCATTGTCGGTGCTCTACTTTTTCATAGCGTTCGCGATCTATGCATATTTCGCTTCCGGTAGAGAGGGACCAAAGAAATTCTTCAAAGCGATCTTTGAGCCTGCCATCACCGCACTCGCCACTCAAAGCAGTTTGGCAACTCTGCCTGTCAATTTGAAGGCTGCAAGGAGATTGGGAATACCGAAGGACATCAGAGAGATCGTACTCCCAGTGGGCGCAACGATGCACATGGACGGTTCATGTATAAGCGCTATACTTAAGATCTCCTTCCTGTTTGGAATCTTTGGAATGCCTTTCACTGGTGCAGGAACGTTCATCACAGCCTTTTTCGTTGCTGTGCTCAGTGGTGTGGTCATGTCTGGTGTTCCCGGTGGTGGACTGATCGGTGAAATGTTGATCGTCAGTTTGTATGGATTTCCTCCCGAAGCTTTCCCGATCATCGCGATGATCGGCTATCTCGTCGATCCACCCGCGACGATGGTCAATGCAACTGGTGATACGGTCGCGGCCATGATGGTGACACGCTTGATCGAAGGGAAAGACTGGATGAAGAAGAAATTCGTAGAAGAGGAAGCATGA
- a CDS encoding flippase-like domain-containing protein, which produces MAKKMSNLKKAVLIVLLSLIIVLVIAGLTDIKLTIEAIRRISLSWFAYVLLLVSFDWLAETLTVWMFARSYKAKIPLLYLFKITLVGRFFSAITPFSTGGQPAQIAFLGKRGTEYGEATAMLVSRFIFYQIVVTAISVAGLIRAYSLFEKKISNFSLLAFFGFALNTFVLFLLFLFTLNRNLAEGLISKISKVLVALRIVKNRGTFQKNLIEQTKLFHECMLKTTKDLFTTSLALIAASLEVWAKVSITYFVGRSLGITCSYIDVIMTQLVVFLVASFVPTPGATGASEGVYTLFFKHLFGPKTVAALLVWRFFTYYLNILIGGIATAHELGKFNIKKT; this is translated from the coding sequence ATGGCAAAAAAGATGAGTAATCTCAAAAAAGCTGTTCTGATAGTTCTACTGAGTTTAATCATTGTGCTGGTGATAGCGGGCCTCACCGATATAAAACTCACAATCGAAGCCATCAGAAGAATCTCTCTCAGTTGGTTCGCATACGTACTCCTACTCGTCTCATTCGATTGGCTTGCGGAGACCCTCACAGTTTGGATGTTCGCCCGTTCTTACAAGGCGAAGATCCCACTTTTATACCTGTTCAAAATCACATTGGTCGGTAGATTTTTCTCGGCGATAACCCCGTTTTCAACCGGTGGTCAACCTGCACAGATAGCTTTCCTAGGTAAACGCGGAACTGAGTATGGTGAAGCCACCGCTATGCTCGTATCACGTTTCATCTTTTATCAAATTGTCGTTACTGCTATAAGCGTTGCTGGTTTGATCAGAGCTTATTCGTTGTTCGAGAAAAAGATCTCGAACTTTTCCTTGTTAGCTTTCTTTGGTTTCGCTTTGAACACCTTTGTGCTTTTCCTCCTTTTTTTGTTCACCTTGAATAGAAACTTGGCGGAGGGGTTGATTTCAAAGATATCCAAAGTCTTAGTTGCACTGAGAATTGTCAAGAACAGAGGGACTTTCCAGAAAAACTTGATCGAGCAGACCAAACTCTTTCACGAATGCATGTTGAAAACCACCAAAGACTTATTTACGACAAGTTTGGCTCTAATTGCAGCATCATTGGAAGTCTGGGCGAAAGTTTCAATAACTTATTTTGTTGGCAGATCCCTTGGCATCACATGTTCTTACATAGATGTGATCATGACCCAGTTGGTGGTCTTCTTGGTAGCCTCCTTCGTCCCCACACCGGGTGCCACCGGAGCTTCAGAGGGTGTCTACACACTCTTCTTCAAACACCTCTTCGGCCCCAAAACCGTCGCCGCCTTGCTCGTTTGGCGGTTTTTCACATACTATTTGAACATATTGATCGGTGGAATCGCCACGGCCCACGAGCTGGGAAAATTCAACATCAAAAAGACTTGA
- a CDS encoding glycosyltransferase family 4 protein — protein MKVLLYAEAKRLLSRSGIGIALKHQMEALKRVNVDFTLAIDDDYDLAHINTVGPGARFVANSCRSKNIPIIWHVHTTAEDIRNSFLLSNIYSKYAKFALRKIYSKADFLVFPTRYTMNIVRKYGVKVEGEVVSNGVDTQFFKKNEEKARQFRRKYGLTGPIVLCVALPFKRKGIHDFVDVAKRLSQCHFVWIGSKGLASLLPRDVREILRNPPSNVLFPGFMPQEELVGAYSAADVFFFPSYEENEGIVVLEALSCECPVLVRDIPVYEDWLQDGVNCLKGKTNTDFEKAIEKLISDKNFANELGKMARKVALERDLTIIGEKLKRIYEEVLEKHGKKDE, from the coding sequence ATGAAGGTACTTCTTTATGCGGAAGCAAAAAGGCTCCTGTCGAGATCGGGAATCGGTATCGCCTTAAAACACCAGATGGAAGCTTTAAAGAGAGTGAATGTTGATTTCACACTCGCCATTGACGACGACTACGATCTGGCGCACATCAACACCGTTGGACCGGGAGCCAGATTCGTGGCAAACAGTTGCCGTTCGAAAAACATCCCAATCATTTGGCATGTGCACACCACGGCCGAGGACATAAGGAACAGCTTTCTATTGAGCAATATCTATTCGAAATACGCCAAATTTGCGTTGCGTAAGATCTATTCTAAAGCAGATTTTTTGGTCTTTCCAACACGTTACACGATGAACATCGTGAGAAAATACGGTGTGAAAGTGGAAGGAGAAGTGGTCTCAAACGGGGTTGACACACAGTTTTTCAAGAAAAACGAAGAAAAAGCTAGGCAGTTCAGACGAAAGTACGGTTTGACTGGTCCGATAGTTCTGTGCGTTGCCTTACCCTTCAAAAGGAAAGGAATCCACGATTTCGTAGATGTTGCAAAGAGGCTGAGTCAGTGCCATTTTGTGTGGATAGGTTCTAAAGGCTTAGCCTCCCTTCTTCCAAGGGATGTGAGAGAGATCCTGCGTAATCCCCCTTCAAATGTCCTGTTTCCAGGTTTTATGCCGCAAGAAGAGCTCGTGGGTGCTTACTCAGCGGCAGATGTTTTCTTCTTTCCATCTTACGAAGAAAACGAGGGTATCGTTGTACTCGAAGCCTTGTCCTGTGAATGTCCAGTCCTGGTCAGAGACATACCGGTGTACGAAGACTGGTTGCAGGATGGCGTGAACTGCTTGAAGGGTAAGACCAACACGGATTTCGAAAAAGCCATAGAAAAACTCATCAGTGACAAAAATTTTGCAAACGAGCTCGGAAAGATGGCAAGAAAGGTAGCTTTGGAGAGAGATCTAACCATAATCGGTGAAAAACTCAAACGCATTTACGAGGAAGTGTTGGAAAAGCATGGCAAAAAAGATGAGTAA